Below is a genomic region from Equus quagga isolate Etosha38 chromosome 17, UCLA_HA_Equagga_1.0, whole genome shotgun sequence.
tccttttgtcaCTCATCAGGGGTGTGACAGGAGGAATTATGACCCTCAAGAAAATCCCACGCCCCAATTCCCAGGACTGTGAATATGATGAAATGTCACACCCAAGAATATGTTACCTTAGGTGGCAAAAAGAACTTTGCAGGTAATGTTACTAAGTTTACTTTGAAATAGGGCAATCATCCGGGATTATTTGAGTGGGCCCAGGGCAATCACAGGacaccttaaaaataaaagaaggagacATTTGAGATGGACTTGACAAACCATTGCTGGGTTGAAGATGGAGGGAACCACATGAAAAGAAGTGCAAGTGGCTTCTAGGAGCAAAGAGCAGCCCCCAGCTGGCAGCCAGCAATGAAACATGGATCTCAAAACCTCCAGCTACAAGGAACTGGATTCTTTCAACAATGAGTGAGCTTAGAAGAGGATCCCAAGCCTCAGAACCACAGACCTGGCCAGTAATCTGATTTTAGCTAAGTGAGACTCTGAGTAAATAATCTAACCAGGCTGTCCaggacttctgacccacagaaacagaaagataataaatttgcattgttttaagcagctccatttgtggtaatttgttacacagcaatagataatacaAGGGGGTGAAGGTGAGGTTCTTACCATTTTGAGCAAGATTTGAAGTTTTTACCTTAGTGACTCTATTATTCAGAGTGGGCTAACTTCTGTGACAAATAATTCCACGCTTTCCTTGATCTGGTACCAAAAATATCTCTCTTAGGCCACAATACAACTGAATGTTCAGCAATGGATTTAATCTATGCAGTTCTCTACAGGTCTCAGCATCTTCTGGGTCCTGGGTTCTCTGCAACTGGCCAGTACGTGAGGGAAGAGAGACTGTGAGAATAATGCAGGGGATTCTAGGGGTCTAGCCTGGAAACGGTGAGCATCACTTCACCAACATTCACTGGTGATAGTCACTTCTTACCTAGTTGGATGCAGGGGGGCTGGGAAGTGTAATCCAGCTGTGGAATATTTAACCTAGCAAATGAAAGTGCATGTGTGAACAACCAGTTCATTTTTCCCACAAGATCTTGGGAACTGTAGGTATAAGATGCATCAGAAAGTCAGTTCTCAATTTTCCCAAAAACAAGCCTTAACAGATTCTAAGAAAGATATATCTTGGAAtaagatagtttaaaaaaaaaattagattgtcTTTAAGTAAATCATAAATGTTCTGGCTCCCTACACCTTTTTGTACTTTGTCTTATAATGGGCTACTTCACATATTTGAGTTCCCTTATCGGCTCCTAAACACATTGGATTTTGTCAACTCTAGACCCAAACTCGTTGATGGGATTAATATCAGAAAGCAGAGATGAGGGCGAGAATGCCtttgaaaagcagagagagaaaaatgagattcCTGCAGGTTGGAAAGGTGACTGTGGTCCGGGCGGCACCAGAGGCTTCTGACTTCCTCCCTAGCATCATTCCCAGTGGGACAGAAAAACCCCAGAGAGGGtggctttttacatttttacattttcccgTTTTCACATTGTAAGTCTAGACCTAGGCACTGTATTCtttcaattttggaaaaaaatcttgtGTTCCAAGTATGGCACAGAAGCATCAAGTTCACAGACACATGGGGTCTAATGTGAAGGGGGACAGTGAGTCTCTCAGTGGTAAGTGGTGTGGACTACTCACCGATGACAGGAATTGCCTCCCCAATGACTTTGCACTACTTAAGACCCCAGGACCCTTGTGATGTGTACGTCaatgtgcatgcctgtgtgtgttGGATGAATATGGGGCTGAATGGCAAGAATGACTGCATTAGTTGGACTCTCAAAGAATGTGATTAAGaattgcaaatatatatttcctgaAAACCTGAGTTTTTGGCCTGAAAGTTAAACCCATTATACAAGCACCATACAAATGTGTGCTAATCTATCTGAAGCAAAAGGGGGAAGTATTAGTATTATTCAGAGGAAGTGGCAACCATTTAGGAACTGGAGGCCAACTCAGGTAAAGACCTAGCAAGGTCAAACAACCTTGGGAAGCTCAGGAAGCTAATCCTTACTATAGAGGCAAAGGCAGCAAGGAGCACATAGCCAGTCTCTTCAGCTCTGTGCTTCATTATGCTACTACACATAACATCATTCATCTCTTGGTAGAGGGTCCAGGCTCccatttatgcttttaaaaataatttattgaattcctactaGAAGCAAGTCTTTGTGCAGAATTTTGTGGAAGACACAGATATGACACAGTCTAGGGGTTTTTCACAGGAATATGAGAGAATTACAAGAGTGTATGTGATTTCAAAAAAGAAGGACGTTGGAGAGAGATCCCTGGAAATActtatttaaactttttgaaacaggaagagaaaagcagagaagccaATAAAGGTGATTAAGATCGCAGAAAGAAAGGATGGTTAACAACTCCAACTGTACTCAAGAGATCATggagaaagaagactgaaaaaatgTAGTTAGGCTTGGAGGATGGAGGGTAACTGATGACTTCTCATCACACAATTTCCTTTGACCTAGGATGAAATTGTATGTCACAAGGGTTGAGAAATTAGAAGTAGTGGGTGCAGGCATATGGAAGGGAGCGAAATCTTCACTCAGTATATTACCGTCTATCGTACTTTCTATTATGACACCTGCATCTCTGCCCTCCCCTGACTCCTACTTTTCTGTCTCTAGGtatgtttccttctctctctgtatacCACATTCTGTACTCATTGCCACATTCTACCTCATTAATAATTGAATAAACTTAGAGTATATATCCTCAACATAGATTTGGAAGAGAGGGGTAGATTAAGTGATTGGAAACAGCAAAAGAGGGGAATAGTAGtattgatttttattcctcactgaCTCTTTTGGTTCTTGAACCCTTAGAGAGCCCACATAAACTCCTTTCTGGTTGCCTTACTGAGCCCTTATAATAGAcaaaggaagaggcaagaaatatTAGCACCATAGAAAAGTAGGTCCTTAATTATTAAGCTGTAGAATGAATTGATGATCATAAATTGAAGCACTAATATTGATAACAAAgagtttaaatgtaaattattcctTCACCCCCAGAAAGTTCTAATATAGTGTTAatatttgttgtcattttattttaattaaggaCAAATCCTTTGCGTGTTCTGCATGCCCTTCATTTTCTGGTGAGTGAGTAAGGTTGCAACCAGACTTAAGAACATAGGTTGGAAGAGACTATATTGTTTTTTCCCTAATTTAGTTCCATAATTGTGAGCAATGTGGTATTTGGGTACATTCTGCATGTTAGTCTGAGTCTTCAGATTGCTGTTGATCTTTTGGATAAGATGAGGCAGAAGTTAAAGATGGGTCTTCTTTGTATGAAGTTGAGCAAATCGAAACATTTTGTTGCACATCTTTCTCTGAATCTATATTGGACAAAGAGGCGAAATCCGTGTCTTGTACTGAGCTTTGgcaggaggaaaaatgaaaatctggcTTTGCGTCTTCTGCTTGCAGGTCACTTGGGTTTTGGCACTGACTTTTCATGTCCCCTGGTTTGATGTCTCTTGTTTGCATAGTGTCTATTTGCATATATTCTTCTTGGCTACTTGTGGATTGAAAGTCTTGTTGGTCCTTCTCTTGACACTGATTGTTTTGAAACAGAAAGTCTGGTAATTGCGAATCTAGATGATGTCGAGTTAAGGCATGCAGAGTTTGGGCTTCTTGGAATAGAGCTTTCTGCCTTAGGGATTCTTTCTCTAATAgatcttggacttgccaggcTTGGGATCCCCAATTTAGGGAATGCTGCATTTCAAATTGCCATTCTTGTGCTTTCCAATCTTTGTTTCTACAGCCTTGGGATTGTTGGCTTAAAGACTGCCAGCCTTGGGTTTTCCAGTCTGGAGATTGCTTTCTTGGGGATTGCCAGTCTTGGTATTCCTGGATTTCGGATTGCCAATCTTGGCACAGCTGCTTTGGGGATTTCTCCTGTTGGACCTGCTGATCTTCATCTCGCTGGTGTTGGGTTTGTTTCTTGGAGGATTTCTCTTTAACAGCCTGTTGATCTTTATCTTGTCCACTTTTGGTTTGTTCCTTTGGGGATCTCTCCTGTTGGTCTTCACTTTGCATATTTTGAGATTGTTGCTTTAGGGATTGCTCCCCTTGAGCCAGCTGGTCTTCAGCTGGCTGATCTGGGGCTGGCTGTGTGGTTTGCTTAGCATGGACTTGCTTATCTATAGAATGCCTCTTTAGGGATAGGCAACATATGATGTGCTTGTCTAGGGATTTAGTCTTTGAGGATTGATGATCTTGGGTTTGTAGGTTTAAAGATTTATGCTTTGGAGATTGCATGCCTTTGCCTTGGCAGCCTAAGGAATGCTCCTTTGGGGATTTCTTGCCTTGGAGTTCCTTCACAGGTTTCCATTCTTGGGTCAGAAACATGACTTCTGATTGAATGCTTTGATATGATACTTGTTTAAATTGCTGGTCTTGAGGTTGGATGTTTTGTAGTTGAAGATCTGGGGATTTCTCATTGTGTTGTATACTAGGGGACTGTGCAGGATGGAATGCTGGGGCTTTAAATAGCACGGCTTGTGCTGGAAAAACTTGTACTTGGGAAAGCATATCTTGGGGAGGCATGTCTTGACATGGTATATTTTGGGAAAGCATGTCTTGGGATGACGTGTATTGAGATGACATGTCTAGGGATTGTGTATCTTGGGGTGGCATGTCCTGGGATTGCTTGTCTTGGGATGGTATGTCTTGGGATGGCATGTCTTCAGATGTCAGGCTATGAGACTGTGTGACATGGGATGTTGGGGCTTCAGATAGCAGGGCTTGTACTGGCAGAGTTTTGGCTGGCAGAGCTTGGGATGGCAAGTCTTGGGTTGGTAACATTTGAAGTTGTTTTACATAATGGGATGGAAAAACTTTGACTGGTAAATCTTGGGCCTGTAGCAATTGGGTTTGCATTTCTGGGGGTCGTATCATAGCAGATTTTAGGTCTTCATCAGTGAATTTTTCAGTGTACACAATATTTTCTGAGGGCCTTTTCTCTAATATGGGAGGCAAAGGTTTCGGCTCAACTTCTTCCTCATATAGTTTTAAAGGTGGAGGGATACTTTTTTGTGGTTCATCTGGCACAAATACAGATGCGTAATTACTATTGCTGCCTCTCCTCTCTAACTGTTGTAAGGCTAAAGGATTGCTTAAGACTTTTAACTTGAAGAAAGTATAGCCTCCAAAGAAAAAAGGTTGTATGTTTGTTACTGAATTCTCACTAGAAGACTCTTCTTGAAGCTCAAATTGTATTACAGCATTTTCTTCTGGGACAGAGAATTCACTCTCTTGAGTAACATCCgaagggaagaaaaacacaatCTGTAAAACCAAGGGGCAGGAGAAGCATTAATATAACAGAATCATCTTTGATGTTCTTTTATTCTTgtattctcaaattatttttcatctccaccTTAAGACAGTAGATAGGAAATAACATCTACAAGAGGAGTCAGAAAACATACCAGTACTGCCTTTAACATTGGTTTTATTTTGGACAAGTCATCACCTTCAATTATTGACTAGGGGAATTTGATTAAGATTGTCTGAAATATTCTTcccatatttaatattttaaagcttcTAAGACATTTTAAATCATCTACTCAATATTCAGGTATTCAAGTTTATAATGATTTATTGATTACCCACTAGATGAACTAGATGCTGGAAATCAAAGATAAGTATATGTGGGTTTTGCCCATAAGGTGTTCCAACTATAGGTAGACCAAGATCTAAATAGATAACAATACAGTTTAGCAAGTGCTATTATAGAAATTGGTGCTTTATGGGAATGTATGACTTAATTCTGAGAGAGCCAGGAAATGCTTCATAGAAGAGGAGATATTTGATCTATTCTTGCTTGACGGCAACAAGATACGATGAAGAAAGATAAGAGTCAAAATCCAGGTAGAGGAAAAAGTGGGTGCAAACACACAAGGTTGTTGCATAGTGTGATGCAACTTAGTGTGATGGCAGAAGGTAAGCAATTAGATTTTGTCAGATGGCATGCTAGGTGCTATAAAATGAATGTGGTGTccttccaaattcatatgttgacacctaatctccaatgtgatggtatttagaggtagaatctttgggaggtgattagatcacgAGAGTAGAGCcttcataaatgggattagtgcccttataaacaGGACCCCAAAgtgctcccttgccccttcctccatgcgaggacacagtgagaagacctCCATCTCTGAACTCAGCAGACTCTGAATCTgctagcaccctgatcttggac
It encodes:
- the MS4A14 gene encoding membrane-spanning 4-domains subfamily A member 14, with the protein product MESPSEVKRSTPIITIQPNETILTAFPYGPHTSLLDFLKGEPKVLGAIQILFALIIACIGSIFAFNYLYFSQRFPLVFLTGYPFWGAFIFIITGYLTGINNKEKFLGQGVVSMNVISSLVAVAGIILTIISFRHQHDYCQTPSVEGLCVIGRTLFNGILSVLLIISIAELSISVTIASFGSKCWTKSNEIVFFFPSDVTQESEFSVPEENAVIQFELQEESSSENSVTNIQPFFFGGYTFFKLKVLSNPLALQQLERRGSNSNYASVFVPDEPQKSIPPPLKLYEEEVEPKPLPPILEKRPSENIVYTEKFTDEDLKSAMIRPPEMQTQLLQAQDLPVKVFPSHYVKQLQMLPTQDLPSQALPAKTLPVQALLSEAPTSHVTQSHSLTSEDMPSQDIPSQDKQSQDMPPQDTQSLDMSSQYTSSQDMLSQNIPCQDMPPQDMLSQVQVFPAQAVLFKAPAFHPAQSPSIQHNEKSPDLQLQNIQPQDQQFKQVSYQSIQSEVMFLTQEWKPVKELQGKKSPKEHSLGCQGKGMQSPKHKSLNLQTQDHQSSKTKSLDKHIICCLSLKRHSIDKQVHAKQTTQPAPDQPAEDQLAQGEQSLKQQSQNMQSEDQQERSPKEQTKSGQDKDQQAVKEKSSKKQTQHQRDEDQQVQQEKSPKQLCQDWQSEIQEYQDWQSPRKQSPDWKTQGWQSLSQQSQGCRNKDWKAQEWQFEMQHSLNWGSQAWQVQDLLEKESLRQKALFQEAQTLHALTRHHLDSQLPDFLFQNNQCQEKDQQDFQSTSSQEEYMQIDTMQTRDIKPGDMKSQCQNPSDLQAEDAKPDFHFSSCQSSVQDTDFASLSNIDSEKDVQQNVSICSTSYKEDPSLTSASSYPKDQQQSEDSD